The genomic stretch AACTTTTGGCCGGACGCTAACTTCGGCTTTAGGAACAGTCCTCTTCACCTGGAAGCTGACTTTATAGGGCTCTGCACACTGAAGGATCTTAAGAGCGTCCTCATACCGCACGTTGTCAAAGTAGACCTTGGCACTCAGCAGCTGATCACCTTCACAGAGAGCAGATGGCAAATTATTGTATACATCCATGAAAATCATTATCAGTGTGTATACTTAAAAAGTTGTGcatatttcttattattatacACCTGAGGGGAAAACAAAGAGTCTGTTCCTGCAGATAACTGAGTTGACGGCTCAGTTGGCGCCTATCGATGCTGCGGGTCAGGAGGTTTTACATTCCTGTAAGTCCAACATGACGCTCAAATGTGTGTGAAGGAAtcaaattttaataatttttcacTCTAAGAAAGACGATGAACATCATTTAAACTATTTCATTAACTCAATGGAAATGGTGGCTAAAActagacaaaataaatcaaatgggATAACTTGTTTTTCAGTGTGGACTAAACGTaaaggaaataaaggaaaaagcCTGATAAATGCTGTGTAATGGACTAAAAGGAACTCTGAAAACTCAAAGTTCAACGTGAAGTAAAAAAAGAGCTTAATTATCAccaaaatataaatgaataaatgtggttaaaaatcATAAGGAAAGATGTTTGGTTCTGTTTCGTTCTGAGCAGCACTGACCCACATATTGCCCGGCACACAGTCTGCAGATGCGTGATGGATATTTATAGTTTGAGCTAAAATCGTCGTAGTTTGGTTGATAGACATAAACGGCacgcttgtgcaggtttgttttgttgtgatgGACGTGTGGTCGGTCAGATCCTGCTAACATCGGCAAATAACGGGAAAATAAACTCATCCGAAGAGGAAAACAAGATGATGTGTGATAACACAGTTCAAACatcttttgttgatttattcCTGGAAAAAAGACGTATAACTTTTCTTGTAGATATTCTGTGATGTTTAATAGGGGAATGTGTCACCTTATGATGCTTTTTGATGAAGAAACATAAAGTGGATTTCCCATTGTCCTTTTCCCCCCGTCCTGACacagatttatgtttttcatgGTAACATTTTGAAGAATAGGATCAAAACAAATGGCCCGACTATGCTGTTTGTGCTTAATTATGATTCCAGTTTTAAACCTTTCTCCAACTGAAATTAAAGCTGTGCTTTCAGGAGGAGCCTGCAGACTGCAGGTACCTTGCTGCAGACTCAGGTGTTTGGCAGCCGGCGAGTCTTTGAGGACGTCTTTGACAAAGATCCCATGCTGCCCTCCGCCTGTCACGCTGTAGCCGCTGGCTCCAGCCTCAGCCTCCGTCTCCACCACCACTTCCACAGACTTGGAGACTTCCTCTGTGCACTAAGAAACAAGCAAGCAATCTCTTCGTATACTAATACATCTTTTATCATTTCTCTGTTGACCCATGATAAGTCGTTAGGTTAGCTTGATGATAACAGAAGAATTTGTTTTACGAGGTAAGTTCCCCCAATGCATATTTCCACTATTGTTTCAGTATTTAAAAACCCATTCATTACCCAAAATATCTAAGTTATACCGCCCTGCTTACTGTCTGTTCTTCTGCTGGCTCTGAATCCATCTCTGATCGGGCCAGTCGGCAGGTCGACTCTCTTAGATTACTTCTTTTCTGACTCAACACCTGTTTCAGCTCCGCATGTAGTTTCTCCTTCTGTACCTGCAGACAGCACAGGGCACTATGGGTTCACAGGATGTAGCAGCACATCTGATCCATCTCAGACAAACATAGCTTCAGATTAATGGCTATaaacatagctctcaactctcacgcattgaccgtgtgacacacgcatttcatcaattgcacacgctcaaaCGCATttctttgaaaatctcaatcttacaatcaaaatctcactcttgaaacgcaagcgtacggacgcttcgcgtcatggcggaaccaatttgcggtgcaatggtttccgcacgtccagtagtagagggaacacagctgcaaggaccgccgccgcgcaaacaagtttccctcatccaaagtgaaacacttctacggtccgtgttgtgtgcgaattaaatggtaagtcgtcatgttttattagtttGAAATAATTCAAATTGCCTAATAATTTCTGAAAGCAAACTGTCGCCATTACTTTCCTTCTTTATCGAATGATGTGAAGTAAGAAAGTAAGATAGTCCgtttaaaatagtgaccgtcttaAATCGACAAACACCAACCCCTAGTGGAGTCTAgtggaaatttgaaaaaatgtcaaatttgtcCTTGAGAATTGCAACGTGGAGGTGTTGCTGCATAAACTGCTCAGGATGTCTCGTGTTTAAAACCTGCCGGCAGGCACAGACACCTCCTAGCATACATCCAGCTGAAAGCTAATGCTAAGCTAGCCCTAGAGGAGCTACACAGCTTCATCACCAGTCATATGAACAGTAACCCAGAAGCAGCTGTGATCACTGCTGGGGACTTTACCCATGTTAAGTTAAAGCTGTGCTTCCTAAGTTCCATAAATTCATCAAGTTCCCGACCAGAGACAATAATACATTAGATCAAGTTTACAGCAATGTCCCAGGAGCTTACATAGCTGCGGCAGCTCCTCACTTTGGTTTATCACATCTCTGTGGAGCTGATCCCTGCCTACAAGCCACTGATCTGAACAACCAGACTGGTGATAAAAACCATTCAAGTTACACATCTTCTGTGCTTTCCTATAGCCACACTGATGCTGTTctacccacaaagacaatcagagtgTTTCCTATGGGTGGACAGCTCGGTGCGGTCCTTGCTGAAGGACCAGGATGCAGTGTTCAGATCTGGAGACAGACAGGCTtacagcagggctagaagtGAACTTAAAGGCATCCAGAAGGCCAAGCAAAGGTACAAGCAGCGCATggaggaccacttcagcagcaacaatccatgaaacatgtggagaggcatcagaaaCATTACGGACTACAAGCACAGCGACCAGCAGCTGATCAATGacccttaaacagcttcttcacaCAAAGaaaggaacaacctgatcctgaacaccaggaagaccaaggaggtcataaAAGAcaacaggaggtccaggaggactgaacacgtATTTTTACACACTCTTAACTTATCAGGAATGTTTCATTGCCTCGTCCTGTATATGAAGGTTGAAGAATGTTGCACATAATTTACTGCAGGCATGAATGTATCATCAAAGAAGCGTTGcatgattaattcatgcaacacagtaaatcatatttaaaaaaacatctgactTTCAGAAGTCGTTGCATGTTTGGGCTTCTCAGTAAATGTGGTTGACCAGTGCAGCTACTGACTAACTTAATacctataataaaaaaaaagtctcttgtgTCCACCTATACACATTATTTGTGTGAACCCTAACTGTGTCTGTTTTGAACAACTTTCACCACAGTAGcacgcggtgacaataaaagattcttgcAAATACAAAcattggttgttagcagtgaTTGCTGCAGAAAAATAACGTTAGTTTCTTTTATCCTTTGAAATAGTCAATAGAATCAATAATCAAAAGCCTATCAGACCTTTTTTTAATAtggaatgaataaaatgcaaggctacttttgcctttttttttattttgaaagggcACCAATAGATTTGTCTGCATTAGTGCATCTTCAGGACTTGCAACAACGTTAAagtaaaagagataaaaaatattttctaactCTCCAGAAATCCACCAGAAATCGCAAACAGTTAGCTTGACAGTAAAAGAAGGAAACAACAGGAGCTTTATGCAATAGCACATTTTCAGACTGAATGAGGAGAACAACCTGTACAAGGTGCCCATTTACTTCCagactttctttattttgcAATTTTTACTAAGCTTAGTGGCAGTATTTCTGCATGTTTCTAAGCCagcagactgcctgactgttcGTCGCCTTGTTGCATGGTTAGAAATGTATTTGCTGCATTGTACTGTGTCTCACCGCTCTCTCCGGGCTCTCCTGTTCTTCCACGGTGCCGCTGTGGTGAGGGTTGCGCTGTGGGGCCGAGGGGGATCTGGTGGGGGGAGGCGACCTCCTCTTGTCTTTCACCTGAATGCAGGAAACAACATTGAGACTTTTCCCTCTTCAGCTGTCGGCAGCTTCAGCGAAAGGTGCTCCTCAGAGGTAGATCAGAAGAATCTCCCTTGTTtcgaaaaacaaaatgaatctCAGCACGAATCAAATCTAATATTCAAACAGGAGTTTTTGTTCTGCTTCTCTAGCAGTGCTGCACACTCTCCATGTTCCGGGCCCTTTCTTTAGCCGGTCCTAAACTCCAGAACGATCTGCGGTTGTACATTAGGCAGACGTCCACCCTGGCcaattttaaatctcttttaaaggCGTCTCTTCTCTCTGGCTTAGGGTGTTGCTCTCATGTCTGTTGAAGTCCACGTGTTTTCCTATTTGAGTAATTGTGAATTTTGCTGCTTCTACTAGTGATATctatatttagctttttttctgcacagcacatttgcctctgtgtttgttttaagtgATTTATAAATAATGTTGGATTGTATTACATATTTTACTACCTCTCACTACTGGCATTCCCACAAACGTTGCACATCTATGCCTTGAACAGGTGTGTAGGAGgataaaaggggggggggggactcctGCACGCTGTTAAACTTTAACAATGTAATGTGCAACGTTTTGCTCCTGCAACaggcaaaataaatacaatggtTGAATACTCCCTTTAATAGGAAGTGGTTCCAATCAGTAATCACATCTAAATGTCAAAAAGCTGtccaaaaaaacatacatatgtAGTtatccttgtaaaaaaaaaaaaaaaaaaaaactctattcACATCGTCTGACCAGTTGACATGTTAAAATCTATGCATACAGTGTCCAACCACTTCATtaagcatgaaaaaaacaaacaagcaaagctGAAATAAGTCCATTGTGGAGTCAAGAGTTCAGGAGCATCTGGCTGTAACTTCCTGCCTTGGTACCGCCGGGTTCGCTGGATCTGGACAGCTTCATCTCCTGCCCCCCGCCTGGAGGAAGCATGTCATGACCCAGTCTGCCATATCTCCTTCCACTTTTTGTTTCATGAACTCTTGCACAGTAAATCTTGTGAAAACATCGTGTCCCGACACTTGCTGGTGTGACCGG from Fundulus heteroclitus isolate FHET01 chromosome 18, MU-UCD_Fhet_4.1, whole genome shotgun sequence encodes the following:
- the prx gene encoding periaxin isoform X2 produces the protein MDSEPAEEQTCTEEVSKSVEVVVETEAEAGASGYSVTGGGQHGIFVKDVLKDSPAAKHLSLQQGDQLLSAKVYFDNVRYEDALKILQCAEPYKVSFQVKRTVPKAEVSVRPKVPSGELKGPKAKLPKMSVKGMKSFKTQKKRGGRFGLKRLKEKRREELVIEGTPPRLEASSR